From the genome of Triticum aestivum cultivar Chinese Spring chromosome 3B, IWGSC CS RefSeq v2.1, whole genome shotgun sequence, one region includes:
- the LOC123072791 gene encoding histone-lysine N-methyltransferase, H3 lysine-9 specific SUVH5-like yields MEAIMATSKVHNVDEVLNGHGGTVEPSVAAKPSTQQASQCNGATWENSSMMTRLGTGGCRKGRKAVLPWRFQIGYKRPRSQGLSQDGGSDGLPATGTSMSTDGTGASKSMDGSRHIGVAAAASVPNKTKVDNGDRHRPMPKNRVAISRESLMASLQEFRLIYRQLVAQEKADCGKQEHDLAAFQVFRERLCVEFDDRRYLGSVPGVHVGDVFDSDAELFLVGLHRSQQSRVDYINQNGGRTCLAVSIVSYAQQSAQNNNLDFLLHVGSVAATTGQNMEGTDLALKQSMDTKTHVRVIYRFVMTGREELTYYVYGGLYLVEKFSKEKLREDKHISTFHLRRLSGQPSINIHELVEKRMDEPSNGTFTVDISSGLEKIPISAINSISNEAPAPFRYISHIQYLRKYQLDPPSGCDCVGRCSDSQKCACVMKNGGKIPFRKTGGLLEEKPLIYECGPSCKCPPTCRNRVGQHGISFRLQVFKTTSMGWGVRSLDFIPTGHFVCEYIGELLDNEDAQERDNDEYLFLIGNNYYDVSRWDNLQKTIPSLMNGPGEEEENFFAVDALKCGNLARFINHSCTPNLFTQNVLYDHDNKGMPHIMLFACEDIQPLEPLSYDYNYTIDGVHDSEGNIKKKRCLCGSVECNGWLY; encoded by the coding sequence ATGGAGGCGATCATGGCGACCTCAAAGGTCCACAACGTAGATGAGGTACTCAATGGCCATGGAGGCACCGTGGAGCCAAGTGTGGCCGCCAAACCTAGCACCCAGCAGGCCTCTCAGTGCAACGGCGCTACGTGGGAGAACAGTTCGATGATGACGAGATTAGGTACGGGTGGTTGCCGCAAGGGGCGCAAGGCCGTATTGCCATGGAGATTTCAGATTGGGTACAAGCGGCCACGGTCACAGGGTTTAAGCCAGGACGGCGGATCCGATGGACTTCCTGCAACTGGAACTTCCATGTCCACTGATGGTACTGGAGCTTCCAAGTCCATGGATGGTTCCAGGCatataggagttgctgctgctgcttctgtaCCCAACAAAACGAAGGTTGACAATGGTGATCGTCATCGTCCAATGCCAAAGAACAGAGTCGCCATCAGCAGAGAAAGCCTCATGGCTTCTTTGCAGGAATTCCGGCTAATTTACAGGCAGCTTGTGGCCCAAGAAAAGGCCGACTGCGGTAAACAAGAACATGATCTTGCAGCCTTTCAAGTCTTCAGGGAGAGGCTATGTGTTGAATTTGATGATAGGAGGTACTTGGGTAGCGTTCCTGGAGTTCATGTTGGTGACGTGTTTGATTCGGACGCCGAGCTTTTCCTTGTTGGTCTCCATCGTTCACAGCAGTCGCGTGTTGATTACATCAATCAGAACGGGGGCAGGACATGTCTAGCCGTTAGCATCGTGTCGTACGCGCAACAGTCTGCCCAAAATAACAATCTGGATTTCTTGCTACATGTTGGGTCTGTGGCTGCCACCACTGGCCAGAACATGGAAGGTACCGACTTGGCGCTAAAGCAGAGTATGGATACCAAAACACATGTGCGTGTCATTTATAGGTTTGTTATGACCGGCCGTGAGGAGCTTACATACTATGTTTATGGTGGTTTATATTTGGTCGAGAAATTTAGCAAAGAGAAACTGAGGGAAGACAAACATATTAGCACTTTTCATCTGAGAAGATTGTCGGGGCAACCGAGCATCAACATTCATGAACTTGTGGAAAAAAGAATGGATGAACCATCCAATGGAACTTTTACTGTAGATATATCGTCAGGTCTTGAGAAGATCCCTATATCTGCAATCAACTCCATATCAAACGAGGCCCCGGCTCCATTTCGCTACATTTCACACATACAATACCTCAGGAAGTATCAGCTAGATCCTCCATCAGGTTGTGATTGTGTTGGTCGATGTTCGGACTCGCAAAAGTGTGCATGTGTAATGAAAAATGGTGGGAAGATCCCTTTCAGAAAGACCGGTGGTCTCCTAGAGGAAAAACCTCTTATTTACGAGTGTGGACCTTCATGCAAGTGCCCTCCAACTTGTCGCAATAGAGTAGGCCAACATGGAATTAGTTTTCGCCTTCAAGTCTTCAAGACAACATCAATGGGTTGGGGAGTACGAAGCCTTGATTTTATACCTACGGGACATTTTGTGTGTGAATATATAGGGGAGTTGTTGGATAATGAAGATGCTCAGGAGAGGGATAATGATGAGTACTTGTTCCTTATTGGAAACAACTATTATGATGTATCCCGCTGGGACAACTTACAAAAGACTATCCCCTCACTTATGAATGGCCCTGGGGAAGAGGAAGAAAATTTCTTTGCAGTGGACGCACTGAAATGTGGCAACCTTGCAAGGTTCATCAACCATAGCTGCACCCCTAACCTTTTCACACAAAATGTTCTCTATGACCATGACAACAAGGGTATGCCTCACATCATGCTCTTTGCTTGTGAGGATATTCAGCCTCTTGAACCACTATCATATGACTATAATTATACCATAGATGGGGTCCATGACTCTGAAGGTAACATCAAGAAGAAACGATGCTTATGTGGCTCTGTTGAGTGCAATGGATGGTTGTACTAG